GCAAGCAGCTCATTCCTGACACCATCATCCCTTCCGTCTTGGCCTGGGTCTTCATCTTCcagctcctcatcatcatctgtgCCAAGCAACATGTCCAGAACAGTCTTTGGCTTCTGTCTGGAATGATCTGGCTGGTCACTGTCATCTTCTTCAGGCTCTTCCCTCACTTGCACTCGTCTGGCTTCAAGTGCAAGGGTCTGAAGTTTGAGTTTCACCTTCAGGATGTCTTCTGTGGATAGGAACTTGAGTTTTCGGAATCTCGGATCAAGGGCCGCGGCGAAGATGCACACATTTTTCCCGTCTTCATTATATATAGCCTCAATCTTCCATCTGAAAAATATTGGATTTGATTTGCACACTTTCAAGAAATTCAAGGTGCTTAGAGAGAAAGATAACTGTAGAATCAATAGCTCTACATGATAGAATGCCAATGGGAAAACATTGAAAAATGCAAACTGGGAAAGCTTAATTAAAATATTAGTTAGTTCAGTTAGTTCACTACAAGAGATTTAAAGAGCTGGATAATCAAACTAACCTTGAAGCAATCTCTGCTGCGGCTGCTGTTTGGAAGGTGGTGACGGAAGCGGACTCAAAGACTGTCTGCGTGGACTTCTGTAGGGCTTTCACTAGCGGAGGCAGGACAGAGACTGTGACGTATGCTTCTCCACTCAGGAAGACGGTGGCTTGCTCAAAGGGCTCAAGTGCTTGCTGTAGCTCCTCCAGGAGGCTCCACTGGTCAGGTTTCATATCCAGGTAGTGCTTTGCTACCACCGCTGCTCAAGGAGGCGTTTGATCATATAGTAAGAACTATTCCATCTAACAGCTACATCCTGGGTCAACTTGTGAGGAGCTGTGCCCATTTGCTCTTGTTTGAGTTTCAACTTCAGGGTGGCAACATCGCTGCTATGGAAGTACCCGGCGAGGCTCCTTGCTGCCCCAAGTGCCTTGTTGATGCGGGGCTCTTTCAGAGCATGGTTGACGATCAACTGGGTGGTATGGCCAGCACATCGAAGTGAGGCAACGCCCTGCCTCTCTTCAAGGATTCTAAGGGCGTTGACCACATTAGCTGCATTATCGTGGACAATCGCCAGGACATCATCAAGGAGAGAGAAGTCAAACTTCTCGGCAACCTCTTCAATCCAGCGAGCAATGTTTTCTGCAGTGTGTCGGTCCTCAAGGGGCTTTGTGCACAAAACAAATGAGACCATCTCCCAGTTGTCGTTTATGTAGTGGCAGGTCACTCCGAGGTATGCCTCTGTGGCAATACTTGTCCAGGCATCTGTGGTGAGTGTGATTTTTGAGGACCTCTTCTTTAGGTCTTTCTTCAGATCTTCAAGAGTATGTTGATATGCCTTCTCCAACTGCTTTGTGAACCACCACCTAGAGGGACATTTGAAGCCTGGGCAGGCATATTCAATCATGTCTATGAAGGCTTCACCCTCAACAAGAGACAAAGGCCTCATGTCTTTGACGATCACCTGTAAGACAAAGAAAATGATTATTAATAACAACTTGAACATAGCACCTTTCATAGAGCCATATGTTGCTTACAATGTAAGAAGATTAATTATTAGACAATCTAAACAAGGACACAAAGAAAAGTTAACTGAAGAAACACCCATAACCTAGCTAATAAATATAGGACACAAAAAATGGACACAGCCTTTCCATCCTAAAAGATGCTCAAAGCAAACAACAGTGAGCTAATAATTACTTACTCTCAAGATCTTTTTGCTCAGTTcagctgccttctgtggagTGCATTGTGTCTCTTTCCCAAGGTAGGACGGCAAGGTTCTTTGCTTTGtccaagaaaacacaaaagtaatGCATATTAGAATAACAGCTATGACAGTGGGGCATTTTAAATCTACTCTTAACCTCATTGCAGTGCTTTGCTATGATTAGTTTATTTGAATGCTATCGTGGCTACTTTTAAAAGTAATGTTATGTCTAACAATGCATTTGATCATCATGGCTAGCCTAACGCAGcagctgtgtctctgtctgtgttgttttgtAACATGGAAATGGCCAGGGGTGCACATAACAATTTTGATCTGGTTACAATgcaaaatacaatgcaatacaatacaaatataaagttaggaacgctaataaatgtaatttgtaaaataagtgttatctttCTTGTCGtgctcaatgaacgagttcgcGAATGTTGAAGAACCttccacgtcattcgacgcgatcgcccgacgcgatcgtctgttgccaggcaggtttggaatggattactatggatgacgtaggccggtacaattttcgcccccggtacaattttaacgtgacaccacCAACCCAGCACGAACAAACCGCACCGCGCAGAGCCCAagccacacaacacaccacacaaacatgaaattaatttaACCAACGTTGGTACTTACTTGCAATCGTCTCTATCATGAGTGACAATGGGGTGCCTccgtttgagatgctccaacatagccgtcgtgctcttgtgatatgccatatccatttggcaaagagtgcaaatcacaacacctttccgtttaggactcatcttgaagtatttccatactTTTGAGGATTTCGcgcgcggacattttcctttattttgaCTTTCGTCCATTTTTCAAATTTTTTTTCTCGTATGGCGAAAATCGttgacggagaaatttgacgttgacgaatttttgacgtcgacatCAATCGATGCGTCGCTACAGCGTCGCTACAGCtctacacaaaacaatagagacagggatcacacaggcaatttttttcgcgcttggcccactctagataaatgtcgttcatatcacatatgaggacttcgacggctgtggagaaatgcaatcctccgtagccacggagagctgtcatcacagagagggcatctcgtcgcatacttacggcatcgataagagggggcggtgtcagcagactattatttagacaaatattagcaaatttcaatcggacaatttgaccggagagttagaaagggcgtatcgcgcttctgccttctcacaccgcgagacaggtttgtggctttgagtgtcgcgatttcggtttcgatacgcgtatcgttacagccctaatgttTACCaaaggaaaaggaccccacctagtgGTAAGGGCGCATTACCATCTGCCTGACAGGATTACCAAATCAGACAAATACATACGGGAATTCAGAACAGCCGCCCCCAGAATTGTGCAACTATTATGCAGAGAACCTGTTGAATTCCCGACGTCGTCACCGTTGCTTCTTGCACCTTGTCATCTGGAATACCTGGTCGTTGGACCAGACGGGCGAGAGGGCGTAGGTAGATCCCGTCCTTCACTTTGACCTCTGTCTATCTGATACAGCCATCTGCACTGGCTATCAGCTTGACCACCCTCCCGACTGGCCAATGAGCGTGCGGCAGTTGAGGGTCAGCTGTCatcaccaacgtgtccttggcCAGGTTTTCGGTAGGTTTCTTGCACTTCTGGCACACTTGAAGGGCTGGCATGTAATGGCGAACGAACAGTGACAAGAAGTGGTCAGCCACCATTTGGTTGTGGCGCCAGCGTCGCTCGGTAAGGAGATTGGAATCATAGGTTTCTTGCGGCAGGGAGGCATCCCGTCGCCCCATGAGCAACGTGCTTGGTGTTACTGGGCCAGGGTCCGCTATGTCCAATGAAACGTACCCCAATGGTTTCACATTGAGAATACCCTCAACTTCAACTGGTCCAGGTAAGGTGGAATCACCTTACCTGGTGCCGCCCCCCCGTGCAAGGACTGCTTTGACCAAATCTCTCCAGGATGTAATCTGGGCAGTGTCAGGTGTGGTCGGTACTGGACTTGTTGTGGTGAGGCTACAGAAGATGCTGCTCCTCAACTCCCCTGGCTCCTCTGGGTTTAGCTTGACAATGCACCCTGCCTCAATGAGCTGCTGGATTTCAGCTTGTAGAGCTGAGCATTGACTGGGTCCTTCGCCAATATTTCCTTTCCGTACTACGGAGGTTTGCCATGACTGCTTCTTCGCTGGTTCTCAGCAATGGAGCTTCCTTGATGCCTAGCAGTGGTGAAGCATGTCGAAGAGTGTCCCCAACTTGGACCCTTTTGGTCCGGGATTCCAAGATGTTCACGGCTTCTTGGTTGTGCCGTGATCGTGTGATCGGCTTCTCACGTTTTAATGGGAGGACATCGAGCTGCCAGCGATGTTCCACATGTTGGTAGAGATCCTCTGTGATTGGCCCAAAGGATGTTAACAGACATTGTTGAGTCGGTACTGGACGGGGTGTGAGACCATCTGGTCCCTGGAGAGCCTGGCCGAGCTGTGTATGGACTGCTGCAGGTCCACCGCTGGGGCCCAACCTGACATGTTCCTTGCTTGCAATAAGGCGGGTATAATTAGGGAGTGGAATTCCCCTAAGATGGCGGTAGCACTTCTGCAGGGCGGTCACAGGGTACGAATGTTCAGCCAGGGCTAGGCGGCTAGCTGTAAAAGCACCTCTGATGAGGTGTCTCTCTCCCGGTTGGGCCAATGATGACATGTGGAAGTCAACAGATGAGCTAGTAAGGTGAGCGACGTCGTGGCAGATGGTCCTGAAGGCCTGAGATTTAGATGCTGAGCAGCAGCAGTTAAGATAATTGTACACTCTGCACCGTCATCAAGGATGGCGTACGTATTAAGTGATCTTCTTCCTTTCCTGACTAGGACAGGCACTACTTTCAGGTGGACTTGTCTCCCTTGGTGGGAGTGGTTGAGTGTCGCTCTGTTCAGAGGGCTGACCAGGAAAAGGCTTGGACCTGGTTTTGCGACGCGATGCAGAACCCCAAGATGTAGCTCGTTGCATTCCCCACAGGGCTTCTTCAAGGTGCATGCTTCTGGCCCATGGTTAGTGCGACCGCACCTCCTGCAACGTTTATCATCCGTCAGCCATTTCTCCACTTGATCAGGAGTGTGATTAATGATTTCAGGGCATTGTCAAAAGGTAATGGTCAGCGTTTTGACAGAAGATGCAGAGCCGCATAAACGTAATTTGAGCTGTCTTACCGGGCTGGCTGCTGGTTCTTGGCTTGTCAGAGCCATGATAAATGGATACCTGCTGGTTGTTCGGCCTCTGGGCAGGCAGTCTGTCATTTCGGGGGGGCTGATGGCTTCTCAGAGTGGATGACATTTTGGATGACAGCCGTTGGGCTTCGGCTTTTACCTTAAGCCACTCTGAAATGTCACATAGGTTGTAGGCGTTAAGGTTGTTGGTTTGGATCCTACCCCACACCTGCAGGTGTTCGATGAAGCTGTCCCTGGAGTACTTCGGGAGCTTAATCAGAAGCCGATCTGCATGAGCTGTGGACCGTTGGGGCCTACGAGAGACATCTGCATACCTACTAGGAGGTTCACGCTGAGGGCAAAGGTCTGAAACGGCTTTGAATCGCCAGCCCTGAAATCTGGGGTGTTCAGGATAGCCGCAATTTCGCTCTGCGCCAGCTGGTGTGGTTGCCCATATTACCGCTGCAGGGCCAGCATTGCTGCAATATAAGGCTGGGGGTAATGACAACATCACTATGCTATCAGTATAGCCTCGTCTAGCTTCAAGTGGTCCATTAGTACCCTATATTTATAGTGCTCGGACAATTCAGCATGGGAATTTAAGAGATAGTCCAGAGCCATTTTCAGATCTGGgaactctctctcgctgtcgttTACCAGGTTAGGGAGGGCTGGCACAGGCACTGGTTGCCATCGAGGGAGTTCATGATAGGCTGCAGGTGGCTGGGACATCCCAGGCATTAGCTGAAAAACTGATGGCATCGTGGGTAGTAGCTGATGGGCAGGCAGTATAGACGAGACTGGAGGGGGTAATGCCTGTGCTGGACAGGTTCCGCTGGTGGTGTAGTAGGTTGGCTGAGCCACTGACGTGGAAGCTGATACATATGCGGTGCGGTCACAGCAGCAAAATACGGATACCCTGGCTGTGGAAGCACCACTGGAGCGTGTTGGTATATATTCTGTGCCGGCACCGCAGGAGGAGGCTGTTGCAGGTGCTGATGTGAAGGCTGCTGCAGGTGCTGAGGGAGTGCAGTAGGGCCATACTGGTACACTTGCAGCGCCTGTTGCTGGATCACCGTCTGTGGAGTTAAATGTAaagggactgcatttatatagcgcttttctaaccattggccacccaaagcgctttacaatattgcctcacattcaccattcacgcacacactcacacaccaacggcggagtcaaccatgcaaggcgacagccagctcgtcgggagctaacagtcagggttaggtgccttgctcaaggacacctcgacactcagctaggaggagccggggatcgaaccaacaaccttcaggttaccagccaacccgctctacctcctgagctactgccgcccccaGAGATCTGGGCTGTTACACCGGCAGTGGAGTCTGGGGCTGGTACACCGGCTGTTGCGCCTGGGTCTGGTAGACCAGCAGTGGAGCCTGGGTCTGGTAGACCGGCTGTGGAGCCTGGGTCTGTTAGACCGGCTCTGGAGCCCGAGTCTGGTAGACCGGCTCTGGAGCCCGCGTCTGGAAGACCGGCTCTGAAGCCCGGGTCTGGTAGACTGGCTCTGGAGCCCGGTTGTGGTAGACCGGCTGTGGAGCCCGGGTCTGGTAGAACGGCTCTGGAGCCCGGGTCTGGTAGATCAGATGGAGTCTGATGGGCTAGTGGATGCTGCATTGCCTGAGCTGGGATCCGTATTTGCTGATGGACAAAACCAGATTGATGGGAGCTATTATAGAGTGGAAAGATGCGTGATGCAATGCGGCTGAGCAGCTGCCAATAACTACTGAGCTGCACTCTGAATGGTTGTAGTCATAATTCCCTGATTATTATCAGCTTACTGCTGATTTGGAGCAGTTGTCTAGCTGGTCTCTAGATGTGGCAGGTTCGACCTGACTGCTGTAAGACAGCAGCTGATATGTGTCGGTGCTCAGTATGTTCCCCTGCGCTCTATCGACAGTGCCGAGGGGAATTGTAAATGCTAGCAATGATTTAGGGAGAGTCACTTCATATGCTTGAAGGTGTAGTGTCTTCTCCTTTCTTGTCCTGCCTTGACCCCATCTGGGGCTGCTTCTCCCTCCGTTTCTGCCATTTTGTCGCTGTGGGTGAAGCTTTTCGGTTCGAAGGACCAATGTTGGTAATTGAAGGATTTAATGTTATCtgagataagggtggaatgctCGCTCCACAGCGGGACCCttgcaggggttgacactaaggtttcaaaagcacttgcccatcgggcaagtacaggtcaggttcaacttgcccgaatgtaatgttcacttgcccaaattataatcagaatcgtgaacgggccactttttgccaggcacccggcctggttttgggggggctcagaaaaatcatcctagctcagactgaagctgaatgttagcttccacacatgttgtgtttaaaaaataacaaacttctctttgtttacttatttatcgagcggtcacatcgtgccatgaagtgatttcagtccacagttgcaacctattaaagctatcgccaagttatatgtagacctgcatgatttgatgcaaatgtacataactaaatgtcagaggtagtagcaaagatatgtcttttttaactttcaagtttcttgtagctctaactgaataatcacaatcgcgtttctagtagggttgtcagtcacgatactggattttctaactttaacactattcctggaaaaatatcgatattctataccatt
This Gadus macrocephalus chromosome 19, ASM3116895v1 DNA region includes the following protein-coding sequences:
- the LOC132447687 gene encoding E3 SUMO-protein ligase ZBED1-like; its protein translation is MKPDQWSLLEELQQALEPFEQATVFLSGEAYVTVSVLPPLVKALQKSTQTVFESASVTTFQTAAAAEIASRWKIEAIYNEDGKNVCIFAAALDPRFRKLKFLSTEDILKVKLKLQTLALEARRVQVREEPEEDDSDQPDHSRQKPKTVLDMLLGTDDDEELEDEDPGQDGRDDGVRNELLAYFREKQIPKDKNPLQWWKENETKFPALAVVAKSYLAAPATSTPSERLFSAAGSIVSKKRASLTKEHVDMLTFLHSNSE